Proteins found in one Acidobacteriota bacterium genomic segment:
- a CDS encoding phenylalanine--tRNA ligase subunit beta — protein MKISYNWLRNYVKTELSPRELANKLTNVGLAVDSIDPHEADFILDFDLTSNRPDALSHIGMAREAAAVSGVPVEYPAVSIHESETRIEDLTSVTIENPELCPRYTARMIRGIKVGPSPAWLVERLAAVGQRSINNVVDVTNFVLLELGHPLHAFDYDLLGEHRIVVRTAREGETLTTLDGTERQLTPQMLVIADGKKAVAMAGVMGGANSEIGDETVNVLIESAYFEPAQVRRTSRALDLHTEASHRFERGADCEMPVLALNRCTQLIQEVAGGEVVAGVIDAYPNPPARKSIQLRRSRVRTLSGVDVSAERVESALNALGFVFETVTPGEAWQVVGPTYRVDINIEEDLVEEVIRMVGYAEIPTTLPGWGGAGSYLTGETQRRWIRQCLVGQGFSEAISFSWASDADVRALGADGPLVITNPIDKTEDRMRPILLSGLVKAVAHNFNYGTDNVRLFEIGKVFEGSLDGFQEAEHLALVVTGAPNTRDWSNQARTETFHTLKGILESILAALQIQGARFVLPEGDLPQAYFPGQTAQVVVDGKAIGWLGRMSVPATEHFKLKQPVYLCEVTLGALLQRPQTFAPYRPLPKFPSVERDISALVGMDVAYGTIEQTVFGLGLPAFKSMTLKEVFTGKQVPSGKRSLTLNLCYRLENRTLTDQEVSAQHAQVLAALQSQLGAEIR, from the coding sequence ATGAAAATTAGTTACAACTGGCTGCGCAATTACGTCAAAACGGAACTTTCTCCACGGGAACTGGCAAACAAGCTGACCAATGTTGGTCTGGCCGTGGATTCAATTGATCCGCACGAAGCAGACTTCATTTTGGACTTTGACCTGACTTCAAATCGTCCAGATGCCCTGTCACATATCGGCATGGCGCGCGAAGCGGCGGCAGTGTCGGGGGTTCCGGTCGAATATCCAGCGGTTTCAATCCACGAATCAGAGACCAGGATTGAAGACCTGACATCAGTCACGATTGAAAATCCGGAATTGTGCCCGCGCTATACGGCGCGAATGATTCGCGGCATCAAGGTTGGTCCCTCTCCGGCCTGGCTGGTTGAGCGGCTGGCAGCCGTTGGTCAACGCAGCATCAATAATGTGGTGGATGTAACCAATTTTGTGTTACTCGAACTTGGTCACCCGCTCCATGCTTTTGATTATGACCTGCTTGGCGAGCATCGGATTGTGGTTCGCACGGCTCGCGAAGGCGAAACGCTGACCACGCTTGATGGGACTGAACGTCAGCTCACCCCCCAGATGCTGGTGATTGCCGACGGAAAAAAAGCGGTGGCGATGGCTGGCGTGATGGGCGGTGCCAATAGCGAAATCGGAGATGAAACGGTCAATGTGTTGATTGAAAGCGCCTACTTTGAACCGGCTCAGGTTCGGCGGACGTCCCGCGCCCTCGATTTGCACACCGAAGCGTCCCATCGGTTTGAACGCGGCGCGGATTGTGAAATGCCGGTTCTGGCCCTCAATCGGTGTACCCAGTTGATCCAGGAAGTTGCGGGTGGGGAAGTTGTCGCTGGTGTGATTGACGCGTACCCGAATCCTCCAGCCCGAAAATCAATTCAGTTGCGACGAAGCCGTGTCCGTACCCTGTCTGGCGTTGATGTCAGCGCGGAACGCGTCGAATCGGCACTCAACGCGCTTGGATTTGTCTTTGAAACCGTCACGCCGGGCGAAGCGTGGCAGGTGGTTGGCCCGACCTACCGGGTTGATATCAATATCGAAGAGGATCTGGTTGAAGAAGTGATCCGCATGGTTGGCTACGCCGAGATTCCGACCACGCTGCCAGGTTGGGGTGGGGCTGGAAGTTACCTGACCGGTGAAACACAACGCCGTTGGATTCGCCAATGTCTGGTTGGGCAGGGATTTTCTGAGGCCATTTCCTTCAGTTGGGCCAGTGATGCCGATGTGCGGGCACTGGGGGCTGATGGGCCGCTGGTGATTACCAACCCGATTGACAAAACTGAAGATCGAATGCGCCCGATTTTGCTTTCTGGCCTGGTCAAAGCTGTGGCGCACAATTTCAACTATGGCACTGACAACGTGCGACTGTTTGAAATTGGGAAGGTTTTTGAAGGCTCGCTGGATGGATTTCAGGAAGCTGAACACCTGGCTCTGGTCGTGACCGGTGCTCCCAATACCCGAGACTGGAGCAACCAGGCCCGAACCGAAACCTTCCACACGCTCAAAGGCATTCTCGAAAGTATTTTGGCGGCACTCCAAATTCAAGGCGCACGGTTTGTTCTTCCAGAAGGTGATCTTCCGCAAGCCTATTTCCCAGGTCAGACCGCGCAGGTCGTTGTGGATGGAAAAGCGATTGGCTGGCTTGGCCGGATGAGTGTGCCGGCTACGGAACATTTCAAGCTCAAACAGCCGGTGTACCTGTGTGAAGTCACACTGGGTGCGCTCCTGCAGCGTCCGCAAACATTTGCACCATATCGGCCACTTCCGAAATTCCCAAGCGTCGAGCGTGATATTTCGGCTCTGGTCGGAATGGATGTTGCCTATGGGACTATTGAGCAGACCGTTTTTGGCCTGGGGTTGCCGGCCTTCAAATCCATGACCTTGAAAGAGGTGTTTACCGGGAAACAGGTTCCGTCGGGGAAGCGTTCGCTGACGTTGAATTTATGTTACCGATTGGAAAATCGCACCTTGACAGATCAGGAAGTAAGCGCGCAGCATGCGCAGGTACTGGCCGCCTTACAAAGCCAACTTGGTGCTGAAATCCGCTAA
- a CDS encoding cell division protein ZapA: MPISSDGQNRNEVVSQTVDVRIYNQTYSIRGGNSVYIKKLASYVDQRMREVAQATHTVDTLRVAILAALNISDELFKTQEKVDELDSKIAERSSEYANLLDSVLKKTGPPTP; the protein is encoded by the coding sequence ATGCCTATATCGAGTGACGGTCAAAATCGAAATGAAGTGGTTTCACAAACCGTAGACGTCCGCATTTACAATCAAACCTATTCCATTCGCGGTGGAAACAGCGTCTATATCAAAAAACTGGCCAGTTATGTTGACCAGCGAATGCGCGAAGTCGCTCAGGCTACGCATACCGTAGACACCCTCCGGGTGGCAATCCTGGCGGCGCTCAATATTTCCGACGAACTCTTTAAAACTCAAGAGAAGGTTGACGAACTCGACAGCAAAATTGCCGAACGCAGTTCGGAATATGCCAATCTGCTTGATAGTGTGCTCAAGAAAACCGGACCGCCGACTCCGTGA
- a CDS encoding histone deacetylase yields the protein MFVSYSPGYFVDIGEVHVFPMRKFPLIYEQLTAEGTVDLARVVEPTLASPDDILLVHTRDYWTRLAAGELTARELRKLGFPWSPALVRRSQLAVQGTLTAARYALAEGIAGNIAGGTHHAFPGHGEGFCVLNDVAIAIRVLQRDGDLHRVAIVDCDVHQGNANAVIFEGESDVFTFSMHGEGNYPLQKMRSTLDLHLPNGMTDEPYLELLERHVTQILVEFQPDLVFYLAGVDPYHKDRFGKLALTLDGLKRRDRLVFELCQARSIPVTITLSGGYAIPTEDTVNAHCNTFRAAREVFED from the coding sequence ATGTTTGTTTCTTATTCACCAGGCTACTTTGTGGATATCGGGGAAGTTCATGTTTTTCCGATGCGTAAGTTTCCTCTGATTTATGAACAGCTTACGGCTGAAGGGACTGTGGATCTGGCCCGAGTTGTCGAACCCACCCTGGCATCGCCGGATGATATTTTGCTTGTCCACACCCGAGATTACTGGACACGGCTCGCCGCAGGTGAGCTGACAGCGCGGGAACTTCGCAAATTAGGGTTTCCCTGGTCGCCAGCTCTGGTGCGGCGTTCGCAACTGGCTGTGCAAGGAACCCTGACTGCAGCCCGATATGCGCTGGCTGAAGGCATTGCCGGAAATATTGCCGGCGGCACACATCACGCTTTTCCTGGTCATGGCGAAGGGTTTTGCGTGCTCAATGATGTTGCGATTGCCATTCGGGTGCTGCAACGCGATGGTGATCTTCATCGGGTGGCAATTGTGGATTGTGATGTGCATCAGGGAAATGCCAACGCCGTCATCTTCGAAGGGGAATCAGATGTCTTCACGTTTTCAATGCACGGGGAAGGGAATTATCCGTTACAAAAAATGCGCAGCACCCTCGACCTGCACCTTCCCAACGGAATGACGGATGAACCATATCTGGAATTACTGGAGCGTCATGTAACCCAAATTTTGGTCGAATTTCAGCCCGATCTGGTCTTTTATCTGGCGGGTGTTGATCCTTACCACAAGGACCGTTTCGGAAAACTGGCGTTGACACTTGACGGGCTCAAGCGTCGTGACCGGCTGGTATTTGAATTGTGTCAGGCCCGATCAATTCCTGTAACCATCACACTGTCGGGCGGTTACGCAATCCCAACTGAAGATACCGTCAACGCTCATTGCAATACCTTTCGAGCCGCCAGGGAAGTGTTTGAGGATTGA
- a CDS encoding HNH endonuclease, with amino-acid sequence MFVFVYVLNCDGKPLMPTSPAKARLLLKEGKAKVVRKTPFTIKLRFGSSGYKQEVVAGMDTGSTRVGTAAVANGNVVYQAEVTVRTDVSRKMEQRKMYRRSRKTRYRQARFENRGASRRKGRLPPSIQSKVESHLRERRQIESILPVTRWKVELAAFDIHKLVNPEVAGVAYQTGPLKDWYNTKAYVLHRDGHRCQSGQKIQHSVKLNVHHVQFKSRQGGNRPENLLTLCLTCHTDLHDGKFEIKPRRNVTKPATEVSVIAAQLKQSDWEFEPTFGSETKYKREQFLKLPKSHTTDAMAICCEDGEVVEVGKENVYLKRHVNQGDYQQTTGQHSQKRIPTGKLFGLRKFDLIQTIKGTGFVTGKRRTGYFALGAIDGSPLTGSVNIKTNCVRLRARTTTLVQSRSGVSSRPSKGRVSTPKIG; translated from the coding sequence ATGTTCGTTTTTGTCTATGTGTTGAATTGTGATGGGAAACCGTTGATGCCGACGTCGCCGGCCAAGGCGAGGTTGTTACTCAAAGAGGGGAAGGCGAAAGTGGTTCGGAAAACACCGTTCACGATCAAACTGCGGTTTGGTTCATCGGGATACAAGCAAGAGGTTGTGGCTGGGATGGACACGGGAAGCACCAGGGTGGGAACGGCGGCGGTGGCAAACGGGAACGTGGTCTACCAGGCGGAAGTCACCGTGCGTACTGATGTTTCGCGCAAGATGGAACAACGAAAGATGTACCGCCGCAGCCGAAAAACACGCTATCGCCAGGCGAGATTTGAGAATCGGGGAGCATCGCGCCGCAAAGGCCGGTTGCCGCCGTCAATCCAAAGCAAAGTCGAGTCGCACCTGCGGGAACGCCGACAAATTGAATCGATCTTGCCGGTCACGCGTTGGAAAGTTGAATTGGCTGCCTTTGATATTCACAAACTGGTCAACCCGGAGGTGGCCGGAGTTGCCTATCAAACCGGACCGCTCAAAGACTGGTACAACACCAAAGCGTATGTGCTGCACCGTGATGGACATCGCTGCCAAAGCGGACAAAAGATCCAGCACAGCGTCAAACTCAATGTCCATCACGTCCAGTTCAAAAGCCGCCAGGGTGGCAACCGGCCTGAGAATCTCCTGACCTTGTGTCTGACCTGCCACACGGATTTGCACGACGGAAAGTTTGAAATCAAACCCAGGCGAAATGTCACCAAACCAGCCACCGAAGTCAGTGTGATTGCCGCCCAACTCAAGCAGTCGGATTGGGAATTTGAACCGACTTTCGGCTCCGAAACCAAATACAAGCGGGAGCAGTTCCTCAAGTTACCGAAGTCTCACACCACCGATGCGATGGCCATTTGTTGTGAGGACGGCGAAGTGGTCGAAGTCGGGAAGGAAAATGTGTACCTCAAACGTCATGTCAACCAGGGTGACTATCAGCAAACCACCGGCCAACACAGCCAGAAACGGATTCCAACCGGCAAGCTGTTTGGACTCCGCAAGTTTGATTTGATTCAAACCATCAAAGGAACCGGGTTTGTCACCGGCAAGCGCCGGACCGGATATTTTGCATTGGGCGCGATTGACGGCTCTCCATTGACTGGCAGCGTCAACATTAAAACCAACTGTGTCCGGTTGAGGGCCAGAACCACAACCTTAGTTCAAAGCAGGAGCGGCGTTTCCTCCCGGCCCAGCAAAGGCCGGGTCTCCACGCCGAAGATAGGATGA
- a CDS encoding sigma-70 family RNA polymerase sigma factor encodes MNENLNEDVKPPVSAEPEPGAEPEPEAESGIDPELDAVSALAAKIEADTEPLPPSTNPKGDQDLVLRCRAGDAAAWEGLVRLYSRRIYNLAYRFVSRHEQAEDLTQDVFMRIYKSLEQYNPEMGDLSNWLMRLARNLIIDDYRRRQRQPLDGGDDLEDHTHYLRSRTDNPHHTIERKERRLQVFDAINKLSPDLRQCVIMRDIDELTYQEIVDRLQIPEGTVKSRINRGRIELAKVLRRMKVVSID; translated from the coding sequence ATGAACGAGAATCTCAATGAGGATGTGAAACCCCCGGTTTCGGCTGAACCCGAGCCGGGGGCTGAGCCAGAACCGGAAGCCGAATCAGGAATTGATCCTGAATTGGATGCTGTGTCTGCATTGGCAGCGAAAATTGAAGCTGATACCGAGCCTCTTCCTCCAAGCACTAACCCAAAGGGAGACCAGGATCTGGTACTGCGCTGCCGGGCTGGGGATGCGGCTGCCTGGGAAGGGCTGGTCCGGCTATATTCCCGACGCATCTACAATCTGGCCTACCGGTTTGTCAGCCGCCACGAACAGGCTGAAGATCTGACCCAGGATGTGTTTATGCGGATTTACAAATCGCTCGAACAGTACAACCCGGAAATGGGCGATTTGAGCAACTGGTTGATGCGTCTGGCCCGCAATCTGATTATTGATGATTATCGCCGCCGCCAACGTCAGCCACTTGATGGTGGTGATGATTTAGAAGACCACACCCATTACCTGCGCAGCCGAACCGACAATCCCCACCATACTATTGAACGCAAAGAACGCCGACTTCAGGTCTTTGACGCCATCAATAAGCTCTCGCCTGACTTGCGCCAGTGCGTCATCATGCGTGACATTGATGAACTGACCTATCAGGAAATTGTAGACCGGTTGCAAATCCCAGAAGGAACCGTCAAATCGCGAATCAATCGGGGACGGATTGAGCTGGCAAAAGTACTCCGGCGAATGAAAGTCGTGAGCATTGATTGA